A single region of the Anomaloglossus baeobatrachus isolate aAnoBae1 chromosome 2, aAnoBae1.hap1, whole genome shotgun sequence genome encodes:
- the TMEM97 gene encoding sigma intracellular receptor 2, with product MASVSRLLEWIFFFYFFSHIPITLLVDLQPILPSSWYPQQLLDLMKWYCVNFKDHLMMNPPPWFKSFVYCEAIIQLPFFPVAAYAFFKGGCRWIRIPAIVYSSHVATTVLAILAHLLYGDFPKTSQLDSPSQQERLTLVSIYAPYLVIPLLILLTMLFSPRYTKEEKRKRK from the exons ATGGCCTCCGTCTCCCGCCTGCTGGAGTGGATCTTCTTCTTCTACTTCTTCTCCCACATCCCCATCACCCTGTTAGTGGATCTGCAGCCCATCCTGCCCTCCAGCTGGTACCCGCAGCAG CTGCTTGATTTGATGAAATGGTACTGTGTCAACTTTAAAGACCACCTGATGATGAATCCCCCACCCTGGTTTAAGAGCTTTGTATATTGTGAAGCCATCATCCAGCTTCCATTCTTCCCTGTGGCTGCATATGCTTTCTTTAAAG GAGGATGTCGCTGGATCAGAATTCCTGCCATTGTCTATTCCTCCCATGTAGCCACTACCGTTTTGGCCATTCTTGCCCATCTTCTTTATGGTGACTTCCCAAAAACAAGCCAATTAGATTCTCCCAGCCAGCAGGAGCGTCTGACCCTCGTATCCATTTACGCCCCATACCTGGTGATCCCTCTACTCATCCTGCTCACCATGCTGTTCAGTCCCCGATATACTAAAGAAGAAAAGCGGAAGAGAAAGTGA